A window of the Camelus ferus isolate YT-003-E chromosome 22, BCGSAC_Cfer_1.0, whole genome shotgun sequence genome harbors these coding sequences:
- the THOC3 gene encoding THO complex subunit 3, producing the protein MAIPATSMGPSALGQSGPGSMAPWCSVTSGPTRYVLGMQELFRGHSKTREFPAHSAKVHSVAWSCDGRRLASGSFDKTASVFLLEKDRLVKENNYRGHGDSVDQLCWHPSNPDLFVTASGDKTIRIWDVRTTKCIATVNTKGENINICWSPDGQTIAVGNKDDVVTFIDAKTHRSKAEEQFKFEVNEISWNNDNNMFFLTNGNGCINILSYPELKPVQSINAHPSNCICIKFDPMGKYFATGSADALVSLWDVDELVCVRCFSRLDWPVRTLSFSHDGKMLASASEDHFIDIAEVETGDKLWEVQCESPTFTVAWHPKRPLLAFACDDKDGKYDSSREAGTVKLFGLPNDS; encoded by the exons ATGGCGATTCCCGCGACGTCCATGGGGCCCTCGGCGCTGGGCCAGAGCGGTCCCGGCTCGATGGCTCCCTGGTGCTCAGTGACCAGCGGCCCGACGCGCTACGTGCTGGGGATGCAGGAGCTGTTCCGCGGCCACAGCAAGACGCGCGAGTTCCCGGCGCACAGCGCCAAGGTGCACTCGGTGGCCTGGAGCTGCGACGGGCGTCGCCTGGCCTCGGGGTCCTTCGACAAGACGGCCAGCGTCTTCCTGCTGGAGAAGGACCGGTTG GTCAAAGAAAACAATTATCGGGGGCATGGGGATAGTGTGGATCAGCTTTGTTGGCATCCAAGTAACCCTGATCTGTTTGTCACCGCGTCTGGGGACAAAACCATTCGCATCTGGGACGTGAGAACTACGAAATGCATTGCCACCGTGAACACTAAAG GGGAGAACATTAACATCTGCTGGAGCCCGGACGGGCAGACCATTGCCGTGGGCAACAAGGATGACGTGGTGACCTTCATTGATGCCAAGACACACCGTTCCAAAGCAGAGGAGCAGTTCAAATTTGAGGTCAATGAGATCTCGTGGAACAATGACAATAATATGTTCTTCCTGACAAATGGCAACGGCTGCATCAACATACTCAG CTACCCGGAGCTGAAGCCCGTGCAGTCCATCAACGCCCATCCTTCCAACTGCATCTGTATCAAGTTCGACCCCATGGGGAAGTACTTTGCCACGGGAAGTGCAGATGCTTTGGTCAGCCTCTGGGATGTAGATGAGTTAGTGTGTGTTCGGTGCTTTTCCAG GCTGGATTGGCCCGTGAGGACCCTCAGTTTTAGCCACGATGGGAAAATGCTGGCATCGGCATCAGAAGATCATTTCATCGACATTGCTGAAGTAGAGACAG GAGACAAGCTATGGGAGGTGCAGTGCGAGTCCCCAACCTTCACCGTGGCTTGGCACCCGAAAAGGCCTCTGCTGGCGTTTGCCTGTGATGACAAAGATGGGAAATACGACAGCAGTCGGGAAGCTGGAACTGTGAAGCTGTTTGGGCTCCCTAATGACTCCTGA